Within the Paenibacillus sp. AN1007 genome, the region AGCCATGACGAAATGCCTGGATTGCTTGTTCGGGATGATCATAGTGCGGTGTAGCCACAATGACAGCATCAATCGTTCCCGAACTCATCATCTGCTCCGCATCCTGCCAATACGTTACGGTAGGCGGAAGATTACTCGTTACCCAGCTCCCCATCTCTTCTCTTACATCACACACGGCCACCAGTTCAGCACCCGGCACTTCTCCGGCTGCCAATGTCCTGGCATGCGCCGCGCCCATATTTCCTATACCGATAACCGCTACTCGAACGATACTCATGCCTGCTCCTCCTCATTTACACGACGCTCGATTTCATTAAATACATCTGCAAAATGCTGCAGCATTGTCGTGGATTCCAAAACGCCGCTAAAATCTTCGATGCCGTAATAACCGTCATATCCAACTGCTCTCAGATCACGTACCATCTGCACCCAATCCACCATGCCTTCCGTCAGCGGAGCCCAGTTACAAGTCCATGATGTACTCAAAGATTGTCCAGGATGAATAGTTGAAAATTCTCCCTTCCGCTCAAGTGCCTCTCCCGTTTTCTCCTTGAACCATCCGGCATTTTTCACATGCACATGGGCGAGATAGGGTCCAAGCAGCTCAAGTCCCATGCGATGGTTCTCATACCCTTCATGCACCATATTGCCCGGATCGTAGAGCACCCCAACGTGCTCGGGGTCTAGAGATTGTACGAGGCGGTACGCAAGTGAAGCCGTTGGTGCAATCGTTTGATGATGCGTTTCAATGATGGCCTTGATGTTATACTGTTTTGCCATATCCTGAATTTCGTTTAAATAACGAAGGGCCTTCTCATATAACTCTGGATAAGCCGTACTCCGGTCATAACCCGGAACTCCCACTCGCATCATGGAAGCGCCAAGTTGGGCTGCAGCCTGGAAGGCTTGCTCGGATGCAGCCATGTCCCCACAATTCAGATACGGCACAAGGGCAATAGACTGTCTGCCTTGAGCAGCCGCTGCTTCCCGAAAAACAGGAACTTGTTCCTGCCACCTGCCCGGATCAATGGAGCAGCGATTATTTCTCCAGTATGAAGGCTGTTCAGACAACGCATCCTCCGGTATGCCGCGAAATCTCCATTCGATTCCGGCAATACCCGCCGCAGCTGCAGCAGAGGCCAGTTCGGCAGCACTCAGATCCGGAACAGCGACCGTGAATATAGACAGTTTCATGTTCAATAACCCCCTATATGTAAACGCATTCAATTCATGTCGTAAACGCATTGTATCACTCTCCCGCTCACATCCATAGAGCATAACGCAAACAGATGAATGACAGATAACATTCCGTGCATATTCCCCATCCAGAGATAACGTTTCCAGGCAAAATGAGAAGCTCCACACAAAAAAGCATCTCCAAATCAGATATCCATTCTGATCAGAGATGCTTTTCATACCAGCGATATACAAGTAGTATTCAGGCGGTGTTCAAACTGCTTGTTCATAAAAATCATTCTAGTCCCGGTCAAAAAACACATGCTCTGCCTGCAGTTTCCCTTCCGACACAGTCATAATTCCAAAGGAATATCGTTTCTGAAACCGGCGGTCCGTGGGTGAACCTGGATTAAATACAAGCAGGTTATCTACCGTATGCATCACCGGAATATGCGAATGTCCGTAGACCACCGCATCCAGCTGCTCATCTGCAAATGTCTGAATGGCATTCTGCTCTGTGCCCTTGGTTCCGCGGTGACCATGCACAAGTCCCAGCCGCATCCCTTCCGCCTCAACGATACGTGAAAAACCCAGCTTCTCACCAATTTCGGATGGATCCGTGTTGCCTGCAACGCCCTCGACCGGAGCATACTGGCTGAGCAGCTCGTACACGCTCCAGTCCGACCAGTCACCCGCATGAAGAATGAGATCTGCACCTGATAATGCTTCAACCAGAGGTGCTGGCAAAGTGCGTGCTTTCTTTGGTAAATGCGTGTCGGAGATGACTATGATTTTCATGTGACAACCGCCTTCCCTTAATTTGGCTTTTGCTCCGCCTCTAACTGTGCTGCCTCCATCTGCTGCGAGCAGGAACGTTCCATATCTTCAAGTGTAATTGATGCAAAAAACTGCTCCACTTTGGACTCCGCAATCTGATATAGATTGGTCAGCAGTCCGTCCATCTGGATGCCAACCTCACAATTGGGATTGCAGTTGCCATGAATCGGAAACAAAGGGCCTTCATCTTTGGCTGCCTGATAGACCATATCCAGTGTGATTTCACTGGATGGTTTCGCCAGATAAAACCCTCTTGTGCCTGGTGAAGAATTGACCAGCCCCGCCTTTTTTAGTCCTCCCAGTATACGTCTGACTACGACAGGATTGGTATTTACGCTGCCTGCAATTTCAGCAGACGTGATTCGTTCAGGCGCGCTGAGAGACAATAACAACAAACAATGCACACTGACCGAAAAATGAGTACTCATGGTTAACCACCTTTATTTAATATAATCCCGAATGTACCATCGTTATTCTGTAAACAGATCCTTTTCAGGACGTGCTCTGGCTTTGAGCTGCCGTACGGTATATTCCAGCTGCTTCACGATGTCATCCAGTTGTTTGCGATCAATCTTGGTCGGATCATCGACAGGTTTGACCGAATTCTTCAGATCGCGAATGGTCAGCTGCTGTTCCTGCCATTTGTCCATTAAATCTGCAATATTGGCATAAAATCGCTCGTAATCCTTAATTACCAGATCAAGGTACGCGTCTACCTCGTCCGGGTCATAACCACGAAGTTTATAATTGAACTGTTTCTCATGAATTGATAGAGCATCCAGCTGTACACCCAGTTGTTTGAACAATTGTCTCTGTTTGTCCAATCTTCGTTTCATATGTTCATCCATCTTGACAACCCTCCATTATAGCCGAGCAGCGGTTCTTTTCATTCGAAGAGAACACACGGCAATTCTCTCTCTATTTTTTATAACACATAATTCATCAGATATAAAACGAAACAGCCCGTTCCCGTGCAAAATGATTGCTTCGCTTCCTTTTCGGGTAAGAGAACACTACAAACCCCTCAAGCGGGAAAGGAGCATGCCCCTATGAGTACATTAACCGAAGATCAACGCAAAGAATTAGAGCAGGCGCTGCTGGAACAGCGTGAGGATCTACAGCGTCATTTCGAATCCAGCATGGAAGACGGTGCACCAGCAGAGTCGTTAAAAGATTCCACAGGGGAGCTTTCCTCTTATGATAATCACCCGGCAGACGCAGGAACAGAGACATTTGAGAGAAGCCGTGATCTCGCAATCGACGATACATTAACCGATGAATTCAATCAGGTTAATGATGCCCTCGAACGCATGGAAGAGGGTACATATGGAACCTGCATCACATGCGGTAAAGAGATTCCTTTTGAACGACTGCAGGCTATTCCTTACACAGCCTACTGTATCGACGATACACCAAACCGGGACGTAAGCAGTGACCGCCCTGTCGAAGAAGAGGTCATGACGATGCCGCCAACTGGCGCAGGAGAAGTGAGACAGCGCAATGCTGGCAAGTTCGACGATGCCGAGGCCTGGGAAGCAGTCGAAGAATATGGTACGTCCAACTCGCCTGCCATGGCGGCCAAACGTGATGTACAAGATTACGACGAAAATATGTAGAGCAGCAGATGACTGACTGTGTAAGTTATTCGGCTGCTCCAGCTGCCAAGCAGTTCAGGCGCTCCGAACTGCCTGCTCATTCAACAGTCGGGTAAACTTGGGCATTCGGCCTGATGGACATAGTCCATTCGTGATCTAACAACAAAAGCCGCCATTGGCGGCTTTTTCTCATGTCACAGGATGCTGCCTTATTGTACTTTTATTACTGGAAAATGAAATGATATCTCTTACTGTACATTCGTCCGTCCAGCAGCTTCATACTCTATTTTATTTCACAGAACGTTTAGAGGTCTTGACTGTATCCGATGTCTTGGCTGTACTTGATATTTTCGGTGTTTTCGGTGTTTCGCGGATCTCGGAAGCAGATGGATTCTTCTGCTCGACCTTTTTGTTTTTTATTGTCCCGGCTGCAGCTCGCGATTCAGCCTGTACCTCTTTGGACAGTGCCGTGAACAGCTGAAACACCTGCTGATCGGACTTCTGTCCGTCTTTCGTTAGATAAGGTTTGCAGAGCTCCACAATACGCTGATACAGCTCTTCTACCTCCTCTGCTGTGGCGTACAGCCTCAAATCGGAGATAAAACGCTTTTCCTCATCATCCTGCTCTGCATGATTCATAAAGCGCTGACGGCTCTGCTCAAACATTTCATTCAGCAGTTTTAATGTCTCTGAACGAAACACCTGCTTCAGCGGTGAATTCCCATTCTCTTCATCCTTGTGACGCAGGTGAATTTCACCTGCGAAGGGTTCGTAATATTTGGCAATAATGCCGTTGATCTCACGTGTGGATACTATGCTTAGAAGGCCGATTTTCTCCAGCTTTTTCACATGGTAATGCACCTTCGCCGGCACCTCCCCCATGAGATCCGCAATTTCTTTAACGGTAGAGGGTCTGCCCTGACGGTGAAACATATTCATAATCTGTATCCGGTACGGATCAGAATAAATTTTAATCTCTTCAATCGTTGAAAGCACTTTATGCTGCTGCATACTGGGTTCCTCATTTCCGGGAGACCTGCCTGCCCTTCGTTCCTTATATTATACCGTTCAGACAGGACTGCGGTCAAAACTGCATACACTCACATCTCCTGACGAAAACTTCTGCTGGCAAGCAGTAAAACCGCTGACAATCCAAGCAGTACACCAAAAACAATAAACAGGATCGGCATCGATAACCAGTCTGCAAACATCCCCGATAGGAAGCTGCCAAGCGGCGAAACACTTAATACCAGCATACTCTGCAGCGCAGATACTCTCCCCAGCATATGCGAAGGGGTAACCTCCATCAGGTATGATACCAGCGGAGTAGTCGCAAGCGGTATGCCAATCCCAATAAGCAGACAGAACAAACCAGCGGCCGGGACTTGGAATGACGTCATATAAGCCGGAAGTGCGGTCATTGCATAGCTGCAGCCAAGCATGACAATGCCGGTGATGATCAGCACGCTTTTACGATAACGTGTCCCTTGTTGTGACATCCACAGACCCCCAAGCACGATTCCTCCCACTAAAAGCCCACTAAGCAGACTTAAACCCCAAGCTCCTGCTTGCAATGTTTCCATCACGTAAGGTGTACGCAGCACGTTAAATGGCATCAGGCAGAAGTTAACCCAGGCAAAGAGTACAGAAGAAACCAGTAACAAAGTATGTTTACGCAGAAAATGAAAAGCTTCCGCCATCTCGGAGATCAGACTCCTAGCGCCAGATGACACTGCTTGCGGTGACATCCATTCTGGATAGTCCACCCGGCTCATAAAGATTGCGCTCAGTGCAAACAACGCGGCGTCAATCCAGATGGTCCACGCGATACCCACGGTTGCAATTAAAGCACCTGCCGCAGCCAACCCCGCCAGTTCGGCCAATCGAGTCGCTGAAGAGGTCATTGCGTTACCGGAGAGCAGCATGGACTGAGGCAGCAGCCTGGGAACACTGGATACCTCTGCAGGTGATGTGAAGCATTCCTGCAGGGAGTTCAAGATCGTGAATACGAACAAATGCCAAACTTCCAGCTGATCAAGGGCGAATAAAAGGGCAGTGATCCCCACGATAACGCCGCGTCCGGTGTTGGTCATTACAATCACTTTTTTCGGGGATAACCGATCAACCAATGTACCGGCAAACAGGCCAAAAACAATATTCGGCAGAAAATTAACGGCCAGCAGTGTGCCCATTAAAACCTTCGAACCCGTCAGGATGTATACCATCCAGCTGTACGCAATTGAATCCATCGAATCCCCGAATCGGGATACCATCTTGCTTAACATAAACTGCATATAAGGCCTGATTCGAACTAACTCAACAAGCCCTTGTTTCCCTGCCACAGCACCTTCACTCATGATTTCTCGACTCCTTAACGTTAAAATATTTTTAATGTTAATATTATTTTAACGTGGATCTTGGAAAAATCAATACATACGTGAAAATATTTTTATCGTTGAGATCCTGTAATGGGTTCTATCATATTGAGGTAGTGCTCAATGATCGACTTTTCAGAAAAATGTCCTGTTCGGGCCTTGTCTCCCCTGTGCCTTCATGAAATAATCTGGATAGGCCCTCCAGAGGCTGCTTTGCTGACCTGAACATACCAAAAAAGACTCTCATCAACATCGATGGAGTCTTTATAAGTAATAATTGGATAACTTCGGTTCCATGCTGCACCACTGCCGTTTTAGCCGTTATTCAATCGGACTGCGGTCTACCAGCACGCGCTGCCGGGTGCGGGCAGATTCGAGACAAGCATCAATAACGCGCATGTTCAAGATGGTATTGTCGGGACTGAAGGGTAGGGTTTCTCCCTCAAGAGCAGCCGCTGCAAATGTTTCTACCTGAAGAACATACGAATTGGAAACAGATACCCGTTCTTCCCGGCTGACAGAATCCGTATGAATGATGATCTGCGGCGGTATGTCACTGTTCTCCCAACCGAACACTTTGGGCAGCTCAATTCGCCCTTCGGTTCCGAGAATCTCCATCTCGGCCCTTCCGGAAGCCCACATGCCGCAGTCGAAGGTAAGGGCTACCGAATTGGGAAACTCGATTAACCCCGATGCCATCATATCGACGCCATCATGTTCCTCCGAGAATAGGGCATGTACGGTAACGGCCTCCGGCTCCTGCCCCAGATACATCCTGGCAGCAGAGATCGGATATACACCGAGGTCAAAAATGGAACCACCGCCCATATCTTTTTTAAACCTCACATTTTCTCTGTCATCTGCGGTATTACACGTAAAGTTGCCATGGATCGCTCTGACCGTACCTATCTCGCCGCTCTCGATAATTTCCTGCACACGTCTGTGCTTCGGATGATATCGATACATAATCGCTTCGGCAAACAGTACACGATGACGCTCACAAACCTCGATCATCTCGGCGGATTCCTTGGCATTTAATGCAGCGGGCTTTTCACATAACACATGCTTTCCCGCTTCGGCTGCTTTAATCGTCCATTCCCTGTGCAGATGGTTTGGTAAAGGAATATAAACAGCCTGGATATCCGGGTCACCGATAAGTTCCTCGTAACTGCCATATGATCTGGCAATATTCATCTCCTCAGCCAGTGCTTCCGCCTTCTCCTTTGAGCGGCTGGCAATCGCCAGCACTTCACCACGTTCGGACTGCTGAATCGCAGGAATAATCGCATTTTTGGCAATCGTCGACGTTCCCAGTACACCCCACTGCAGAGGTCTGTTCATGCTCATCTTCCTTTCGTCCCGTAATTATCCGCTTCCGCCTTGTGTAAAATGCCAAGACAGCGATCCAGATCGGCTTTCACCTGCTTCTTGTATAATTCGGCTTTGGCCGCACCGTCATCCGTGAAGTGATAGAGAACAATCTCCTGAAAGTCCACCTTCGGATCATTGCCCTTTAATTTTTTCGTTCGATAAAAAATACCCTGCTGAACCAGCTCGTGTAAAGCCCGGTATACTTCGCTTTGCGGCGGCACGTAACCGTAATCTTTGAATTCCTGCTTCATCGCCTCCAGCATCTCGTAGCCATAGCCTCTGTGCTGCTCAACCATCGTTATAAGATAAACCTTGATAAATGCCCGCTGTGCAATCATAAAAGCCATGCTCGTTCCCCTCCAGTCAGAACCTGTCTACTTCTCATTATAAAACTTATGTTCGGGTTCTGCCATCTTGCTCCTGATCCCTCCTTTATAACATGCTCGCAGGAGGGCAAGCAGGATTAGCGATGGTTGGAAGCAGAATGAAGGAAGAAAATTAATATTTTAAACTATTGTGAATTTTTCATATGATGATATATTCACTCTTAAAGTGCAGCAGCATTAGTGACTCTACTAGTTGGATGCTGGCTTAATGACTTTACTGGCTTGAGTGTGCTTGGGCACTGCGCCTACAATCCATTTCCCCCATTTTAGACGAGAGATCAGCCAGGTCAGTACACACGACACCAGAAGTGCAGTGATCCAGGTGACAATCATACGCACGACCGGATTCCAGCCCCATGCCGCGTAAAACCATTCATCTGGAATGTAACTGTAACGGAGCACCAGCATATGCATCAGATAGCCTCCATACGACATCCCGCCAATCCAACCCAGCCAGTAAAGTGCCGAAGAATGCTGGAGCTTGCTGGCTAACTGATACATCACCATGATGGAAGCAACCAGGAAGAGGATCATATCGGGCCGAATCAGGCTGACCGTATAAAAACGGATCTGAATGCCTTCCGGTTTCTGAAATTCCAGCATTAATAGATAAATAAACCGCAGACCCAGTGTCATAAACACCAGCCAGTATATCCAGCGCAAACGAACAACCCATTCCTTCCAGCGCTGGACGGACAGTCCTGCTGCTGCACCAAGTACAAAATAAAAAAAGAAATAGATAAAATTGCGGTCTGCATAGGTTGTAAAGGCATCCGTCAGCACCGGGATTTGAAGCCGTTCCATCCAGGCAGCAATGCTTCTAAGCTGATTGGCCAGAATAAGGAATAACCCGCCTGAAAGCAGCAGTGCAATCATCTGTCCCTTCGCTTGGTAACGATGAAAGACGTAACGAACGACGCGCAGAAACAACGGGAAAAACAAGTAGAACTGAATCAGCATAATGATATACCAGAAATGCGAAGCCATTTTCCCCGTAATCAGCTTCAATCCCAGGTCAGGAATCTGCTGCCAGCCGAAACCCGTCCAGTTCTGCGGGGTAAGCATAAAATAGAGGAGTGACCACACCACATAGGGTACGATTACGTCCATCACTCTTTTACGCATAAACGATCCGTAATGAAATGATTCTCCTGTGTTGTAGAACAGGACCATCCCGGTTATAAATATAAACAGCGGTACGGCAAACTTGGCAAGCATCAGCAATATGGCCAGCACTACACCATCCTGAAGTCCAGCCTGCGGGACCAATGAATAATGAGCGATGGAATGCTGCAGCACTACGGCTGCAAACGCGATTCCCCTAAGGGTTTCAATTTCGATAATTCGTTCTTTGCGAGGCAAATGGACCAGCCTTCCTTTCTTTATTCATCTCTGCACTATGAAAACAAACCCTTTTACAAACTTCGATTGGAGGTGCACTATACTCATGTCCGACAAAGCATCCCGTATCCCCGAATCCAAATATGTCCAGCAGCATCTGGCGAACGAACGCACGTTTCTCGCATGGGTGCGTACAGGTATTGCCATGGCAGGAATCGGTTTTCTAGCTGCCGGATTCGGTTTTAATTCCTCCGCATATGATCGTATTGCTCACCTTGCTGCAATCATTACCGGAATAACCTCTCTGCTCGGCGGTATCTCTATCATTCTGTTTTCAGCCGCGGCTTATCACCGAAAACGCACACAGATTAATGAGCAGACCTTTCAGGCGACCACCGGACTTATTACGTTTATCAGTCTGATGCTGCTCGTCATTGGGCTTGCACTTGCCGTGCTGTTGTATGTATTGTTATTCCCTGCCTGACAGGGGAACAAACGAAGCCTTCAGGATCATCCGGCAATCCGCTATTAAAATGGTTAGACTTTATGTTATGGGCAAAAACCGGCCTCCTCTGCGGAGACCGGTTAAAGTCCATCCTATCGAATATGATGCATTACAAGCAATCAATTACATAACAAGTACTCCAACACCCTATCACTTAACACCTATCATTCAACCCTGAACCAAGACCTAACCAATCCTGTCTTACTTTCCTCCATGTGCTGATTTTGCGATCTGCATGTTTGAAAAGCACTTCGATATATCGGATCGGATCGTTCTGTTTTTGGTTCGAGGGTATATGGATCACATTTACAAGAAAGTATTGTTACCGAACCGGGCGGCTTTGGTCTGGGCTTCCATTCTGCGTTCTTCCATATCCAGATCCGGACGTGCAGCATTCACATCTTCACCGTGTACTGCTTCCCGACTGGAATAAGCCTGACTGTTCAGGTTAAACACATCATATACGGCGCTGTCCCGATCGGTCGAATCCACGAGCAGCAGAATTTTGCCGTTCTGCACATATTCCTCATACTGTCTGGCATCCTCTTCAGGAATACCCAGTCCAACAAGTCCGCCTACCAGTCCGCCGGCTCCTGCACCTACGGCCGCTCCTGTAAACGCTGCGGCAATAGGTCCTGCAGCCAGAATCGGACCGATTCCCGGAATTGCCAGCGCACCGATCCCCGCAAGTAATCCCGCTACCCCGCCAAGTACACCGCCAGTGGCGGCTCCTGCTGCTACACCTTCCGGTGCTTTCGTACCCGTCTCTTCACGAATGGCTTTCAGTTCATCCCGATCCTGAGTAACGACGGATATTTCATCTGATGAGAATCCTTCCGCTTTCAAACTCTCAATAGCCTGTGATGCCTCACGCTCTGTATTAAACACACCAACGATTTTTTTCTTCATAGTGAATACCTCCTCATGGTTTTGAGTGGTTCGCTATGTTATTACCCGTGAACGCTTCTTTCAAACGGTCGGGGGGCGATAATCAGCCGATAATCATATGCAGTAATGCTAATTTGGGTCAAAAGAACGAGCAGCCCGAGGCTGGAAACGGAATAAACAAAATGGACAAGACAGAGCATTCTGATACGGGAAGATGAGCTGTTCCTATTCTTCCAAATGGAGAATACGAAAGCACCTCCCTTATCATGAAGCAGAACACCCGAAGTGTATAGGACGCGACTGCTTGTTCAGCTATTCCGCGGTTTTGCCCGATTGGTTGCTGCAGCTTCAAGGGGGTTATCCGGCCAGTAATGCTTCGGATAACGTCCTTTCAGATCTTTTTTCACCTCGAAATATGTCTCTCGCCAGAAATTGGCCAAATCCCGCGTGACCTGAACAGGCCGGTGCGCCGGCGATAATAGATGCAGCGTGACCGGAACGCGCCCACCGCCAATGCGCGGAGTCTCCTGCTGTCCAAACATTTCCTGTAAACGAACAGCCAGGACGGGGGTCTCTGGATGACTGTAATCCACCGGAATGCGGGAACCACTTGGAACCTGAATATGAGTGGGTGCCTCCTCGTCCAGCTGCTGGCGCTGCGTCCAGCTGATTCCGCCCAAGAGCACATCCTGCATCGACAGCTTTTTCAAGTCTGCTGCCGAACGCATGCCCGTCAGATAGGGTTCAAGCCGTTCAGCCAGTTCATCTGTGAGATGATCCTCAATCAGATCAGGCCATTCAGGCAGGTGCAGATGCAGAAAACGCATGCGGTCCGCAAGCTGCCGGGAAGATTTGGTCCAAGGCAGGCTATCCAGCCCTTCCATTCGTATTCCTGATAGAAGGGCTTCCCGCACCTGATCTTCCGGCGGCTGCGCAATCGTACTTTCCTTAAGCACCAGCGCTCCGATTCGCTGCCGCTTGTGTGCCCGCACACTTTTGGTCGTGCGGTCCCAGGCGACCTGCACCTCTTCGTGCAGCAGATGCTGCGCGGCACGCAGCAGCGTTTCCTCCCGCAGCGGCGCAGCCAGCAGGATTCGCGCGTCAGCGCCCTGGTCGTCTGCCTCGGCTGCGACCAGATAAGCGGAACGGCTCAGCGACTCTGCCGCCGCGAGCCGAACACCCCGGCCGCTGCTCAGCAGATAGCGGCCATCCTCCCGGCGCTGCCCGATCCGATCCGGATAAGCAAAGGCCAGCAGCATGCCGCAGCTGTCCTCATCCGGCTGCACCGGATCGGGCGCCGGGCTGCCGAGCGCCGAGCGCAGCTGGCGGCTCTCCTGCAGCATGCGCCGCACGGCAGCGCCGTCTGCGCCTGCCGCTGGCGGCCTGGCGCTGCTGCCTGCAGCCAGCAGCGCATCTACGCGCGGGCGGAGATCCGTGCCCGCGCCGCCAGCACCTGCACTGCTGCCGCGGAGGCCTGCAGGCTCCTGCAGCAGTGCCGCCAGCGTGCTGGCGAAGCTGGCCAGCCCAAGCTCCGCCGCGCGGAGCAGCATGCTGGCCAGCCGCGGATGAACGCCAAGCGTGTTCATCCGCCGCCCAAAGGGCGTAATGCGGCCTGCGTCATCCAGGCCGCCCAGCTGGCGCAGCAGCGCCTGTGCCTGAGCGTAAGCCGCATCAGGCGGGATGTCCAGCCAGCGCAGCTCGGCAGGGGACTGGACACCCCAGGCGGCAAGCTCCAGCGCCAGCGGCGCGAGGTCCGCGGAGATGATCTCCGGACGCGCTGTTTCAGGCAGCGCCCCGTGAGCTTCCTCGCTCCACAGCCGGTAACACACACCCGGGGCCAGCCGCCCTGCACGTCCTCGCCGCTGATCAGCGGACGCCTTAGATACCGGCAGCGTAACCAGCCGGCTCATGCCCGTCCTTGGCGAGAAAGACGACGCCCGGCTCAGCCCGGCATCCACTACAACTTTCACACCCGGAAGGGTCAGACTCGACTCCGCAATGGAAGTGGACAGCACGACCTTGCGCCAGCCATCGGCAGCTGGACGAATCGCTTCATCCTGCTTCTCTGCGGGCATGCTTCCGTACAGCGTATGTATATTCACCTTTTCAGGAAGTATGGACTGTATCAGCTCTCGTTCAGTGCGGTGAATCTCTCGCGCCCCGGGAAGAAACACCAGAATATCTCCCTGTTCCTCATCCAAAGCACGAATGATCGTACGGGCAGTCCAGCTCTCCAGTTCGGCCGCGGCAGGTTTAGGTACATATCGGGTCTCCACCGGAAATGTGCGCCCGGCACAGTTCACGACGCGTGTATTTTCACCGAGCAGCGCAGAGACCGGAGCCGCGTCCAGCGTAGCTGACATGACAAGAAGCTTCAAATCCGGACGCAGCATCTCCCTGGATTCCAATGCCAGTGCCAGCCCCAGATCACCATGCAGATGACGTTCATGGAATTCATCAAAGATAATCATGGCTGTATCTTCAAGTCCCTGGTCCTGCTGCAGCATCCGGGTCAGCACACCCTCGGTGACCACTTCAATGCGTGTAGCCGGACTTACCCGGGTATCCATCCGGACCCGGTATCCGATCGTCTCTCCTGCTTTTTCTCCCAATGATGCAGCCATTCTCGATGCTGCGGAACGGGCTGCAAGT harbors:
- a CDS encoding acyltransferase, with product MPRKERIIEIETLRGIAFAAVVLQHSIAHYSLVPQAGLQDGVVLAILLMLAKFAVPLFIFITGMVLFYNTGESFHYGSFMRKRVMDVIVPYVVWSLLYFMLTPQNWTGFGWQQIPDLGLKLITGKMASHFWYIIMLIQFYLFFPLFLRVVRYVFHRYQAKGQMIALLLSGGLFLILANQLRSIAAWMERLQIPVLTDAFTTYADRNFIYFFFYFVLGAAAGLSVQRWKEWVVRLRWIYWLVFMTLGLRFIYLLMLEFQKPEGIQIRFYTVSLIRPDMILFLVASIMVMYQLASKLQHSSALYWLGWIGGMSYGGYLMHMLVLRYSYIPDEWFYAAWGWNPVVRMIVTWITALLVSCVLTWLISRLKWGKWIVGAVPKHTQASKVIKPASN
- a CDS encoding DUF202 domain-containing protein, which translates into the protein MSDKASRIPESKYVQQHLANERTFLAWVRTGIAMAGIGFLAAGFGFNSSAYDRIAHLAAIITGITSLLGGISIILFSAAAYHRKRTQINEQTFQATTGLITFISLMLLVIGLALAVLLYVLLFPA
- a CDS encoding general stress protein, with amino-acid sequence MKKKIVGVFNTEREASQAIESLKAEGFSSDEISVVTQDRDELKAIREETGTKAPEGVAAGAATGGVLGGVAGLLAGIGALAIPGIGPILAAGPIAAAFTGAAVGAGAGGLVGGLVGLGIPEEDARQYEEYVQNGKILLLVDSTDRDSAVYDVFNLNSQAYSSREAVHGEDVNAARPDLDMEERRMEAQTKAARFGNNTFL
- the hrpB gene encoding ATP-dependent helicase HrpB, translating into MYNDLPIKAMIPEIRQLFRDQDAGILIAEPGAGKTTVVPLAMLEEPWLDGKKIIMLEPRRLAARSAASRMAASLGEKAGETIGYRVRMDTRVSPATRIEVVTEGVLTRMLQQDQGLEDTAMIIFDEFHERHLHGDLGLALALESREMLRPDLKLLVMSATLDAAPVSALLGENTRVVNCAGRTFPVETRYVPKPAAAELESWTARTIIRALDEEQGDILVFLPGAREIHRTERELIQSILPEKVNIHTLYGSMPAEKQDEAIRPAADGWRKVVLSTSIAESSLTLPGVKVVVDAGLSRASSFSPRTGMSRLVTLPVSKASADQRRGRAGRLAPGVCYRLWSEEAHGALPETARPEIISADLAPLALELAAWGVQSPAELRWLDIPPDAAYAQAQALLRQLGGLDDAGRITPFGRRMNTLGVHPRLASMLLRAAELGLASFASTLAALLQEPAGLRGSSAGAGGAGTDLRPRVDALLAAGSSARPPAAGADGAAVRRMLQESRQLRSALGSPAPDPVQPDEDSCGMLLAFAYPDRIGQRREDGRYLLSSGRGVRLAAAESLSRSAYLVAAEADDQGADARILLAAPLREETLLRAAQHLLHEEVQVAWDRTTKSVRAHKRQRIGALVLKESTIAQPPEDQVREALLSGIRMEGLDSLPWTKSSRQLADRMRFLHLHLPEWPDLIEDHLTDELAERLEPYLTGMRSAADLKKLSMQDVLLGGISWTQRQQLDEEAPTHIQVPSGSRIPVDYSHPETPVLAVRLQEMFGQQETPRIGGGRVPVTLHLLSPAHRPVQVTRDLANFWRETYFEVKKDLKGRYPKHYWPDNPLEAAATNRAKPRNS